The Amphiura filiformis chromosome 8, Afil_fr2py, whole genome shotgun sequence genomic sequence CCCAAGTCTAATTGCTTTGGAAGAGTTATCAGCAGAGCCCAAAGATCCAAATCCTGCAAAATATACCATTTTCTGCCCAAAGCTAatatttttccatgcaaattgttATGTCCCAGTTATCAGTCACTTCCCAAAAGCATTGCCAATTTTTGTTAAGTAAAAGTTATGGGGTATAGATTCAGCTTCACTCTAAATAACAAAATgttgtgtgatcaagcaaaatcagtctgaagtcaggcatattcaattttcatttttctactttgatgtataaagcatttacaaagccacattttgcagaatatcccattgaaattggacaaattgttccaaagatatgtgcagttgaagagtttccaaaacaataggaaagagaagaaattctttcctttgtttgactataaTTATCTcacaattaccgtactgacgcgagtacagtcccaccttcgagtaaagtcccaccccaaattttgaaaaatttcagaaattgtaaaaaaaagttgtttttagttattttttccggttttggaaccgtgtcctggacctagagctaaatgctagaatcattcatggttgacttaaaagcatttagctctaggaagtcaaccatgaatgatcctagcatttagctctagatccagggacactccaaaacctagaaaataaaaaacttacaatttttttttcatttttttaaattgagtatagtcccaccccaattttgaaaaatgttcacccaaaaacggggtggcactatactcgagtcagtacggtaatattccaacttccggctgattttgcttgatcacatcacaaatgatGAATATCATATGAATCTTTTTTTGAAACAGAGGTCAGCTTTGCAGAAAGCTGAATCCATGCTGTCATCATATCAAACTGCTGTGGCACAGCACAAGCAGGAAATCTCAAAGTTAGCTGAAGCCAAGGAAGCAATGCAAGCATTGCTAGAAGATGCCCGACCTAACCTGGAGAAAATGAAGATGGAGAGGGCAGCAGAGATAAGTAGGGAACAGTGCATGGAAACATGGTAAGGACTGAGATATTAAGGCTattaatgctatgtctcaaagcccttggCAGTTTGAAAAATGAATGTAGAATGCatctttttaaagattttttaaaaacttaattttgaattaagatattATTTGCtaatgttcaaaagtacacagcataaaattgtggttcatttaggggctgtgcaataattatgagccctggggagggttaaattggggggcaagaaatttttgacgagccgaaagggggggcaagcaattttgccaagccgagaggggggggcaagcaattttggcacacattcatggggtgcctttttaataaaacgctctaaaaaggcttaggtaTGCAacagcttaaatatgcaaattttcctgctcgctgcgctcgcaacatacatctagaccatttaaggtttgcaaattgggatccccaaaatatggcatgttcaaggggggcaaagatttttggcaggccgagagggggggcaagcaattttggcaggctgagaggggggcaagcgatttttggcaagctttttggaaatttacccccggggggggctcataattattgcacagtcccttacacaattgaagtacaaatattttttttgtctttgcatgtttttattaaatcaaatataattatatcaataCAAGATTTATATCAAACAACACTATAtcttttacaaaaaaaacaacaaccgacAATCAGAAACACATATTGCACCACAGTGCGTAGTTAGTTGAAGTACCAATATCAATTCTTTTATAACTATACCTGCCTTTATTTTTGGGAGGGGGTCCTTGTATTTCCCAAGTGAACAAATTGTGAAAACTGTTGCTATGTTGGTGATATTGTGGGAATGTTGCTATCATTGTAATACTGTGGGGAAAACCTTCCTGgtaaaatttggcatattttctAATCTTCCAGGGaaaaatacaatgtttttaaagcctggaaatcaaaatcaaattaacTGGATCAGACTTTGTGACTTTGggaaagttatttttttaaattaccaaTAAAAAAATGCAGATTTTTGTATCAGAtgaaagatcatatttttctcattaacatattgaaattaggtgttccaaatcgatatatttccggagaaatcattaaaaaactgatgaattagtcttgactgtggtatatcacatttgagactaattcaacagtttgatgatatctttggaaatacaccgatttggaactcctaatttcaatatgttaatgagaaaaataggatctctcattggatatcaatttattacagatcatcatcactatcattaataaaaacactgtatcaGTATACATTGTACgtatcagtaattccataaggaattagtcacatttacaaggaacatttacatgttctttgtgtatgaatgtttgaaagagacaacattttatgttatatgtaagttttaaagaatttgattttccaaatacatcaggtcaccttcctttaagagaCGCATTTGTCAAAGTTTGATTCTATTCTGCCTAGCCAGCTACATTGTCAAGTCATGAATATTCATTTTACTGTCCAACTTTGAATTTTACAGCACATAAATAACAATATCATTATTGATTGTTTGTAGAGTAGaacattgttctttacataatagttaactatataatacacatttctTGTTTAGATGAATGCTGAAAATCAAAGCAATGGAAAATGAGGATCATATTGGTAGTAGTTTTACCAAGAAGCAAATGGACTTCCTTTCATTTCAGTCCCATTTATCTTAACATGCATTGAGCTCCAAATATTGTGATAGTCAACTGTATATGTGCCATCATTGTTTTCCTGTACATCTAATGGGTGTCCACAATCTGCTGTAGCCTCTACTTTTGCTCCACCAGTGCTCATCTTATGTCCATTCTCATCTATAGTTTGCACAATGGCTTTATACATCCCTATACCACTTGATTGAATAGTACATTGCTGTGGGTCAACCAGTGGTTTCCTTGCAGGTATTGCTGATGTAGGTCTGTCTCTCACTGGAGTTGATCGTCTCTGATTTCTATTCTTGCACGTAATCTGTCTTTGCTGCTGAGGGCGCTGCATCCACCCTAAATCATACAAATCCTGCAGTGATTTATGAATCTGTGCCATAGATGAATGATGTTTTTCAGTGAAATTAAAGTCACTCTTATCTGATGAAGTCTCAGGTAGCTCTGCTATTTCTAGTTCATTCAGTCTCTCCATGATTTGGTTTTGTGAGGTCAGAACTTGGGTTGAGTGGTTCATATCAGTTGACTTGGTGGCAAACTCACAGGTGCTGGTCATTTGGGTGGCGAGGAAGTCTATAGATTCAATGCTTGCAGTCACTTTGTTCATTTCAGCTTCATACAATTTCTTCATGTTGGTGTGAGCTTTGTTGTAGCTTGTATCAATTTGGCCATGTAATTTCCGAGTTGATTCTTgcatttctttctctttctttttgaagttggtggtcAGCGTTTCCTGCAGGTTTTCCATTGCTTCTCGTTTACATGCTAATTCCTGGTTTCTAGCTCTCACTCTTGCTGTAGATTGGTGCATATCATCAATAACCCTTGCAATAGCCGCTGATAACTCAACAAGGTCATGACCCCGATGGTCAAGAAGGCCACATGTTGCGCAAACTGGAATTTTGCAGTTGGCTTCTCTACAGTACATAGTCAAATCTTGCTTCTGGTGTTTTAGGCAATGCTGCCGCTGTTGCATCAAGGGGTTGTATTTCGTTTCTTGGAGCTCAGCTAAAGTTAACAACTGATGATTCTTATGTGGACCAAATTGTCTGTGAGCATCGATACATTTCTGACACAGAATAAGACTACAGTCATGACAAAAACTGGCTGCTGGGTTAGCTTCGCAACTACCACAAGAAACCGATGAATTGAAAATATCTTGGTAATCCCTCAGATTTTCCACAAGGAAATTGTTTGGCAGGCTGTCCACAGTTCGTCCTGGTAGCTTGACCAATCTGCGACATTTTGGACAATCCAACTGTGGTCGCTTACCGGCAATTTTTTGTAGACATGATTTACAATATGTGTGGAGGCAAGGCAGACATTTTGCTTTATGTTTATCATTGTCATAAGGCTCGGCACAAATAGAGCAAGTTAGAAACTCTTCTTTGAAATCTTCCTTCCTCTGGCTTGGTGACAGAGATGCAGCCATGTTGTTTTTGCAGTAGAAGTCTGAAGCTAAATGTGTTTTGTTGATAAAACCGCAGTTTTGTTGATAATGAGCAGGATGTTAAAATATACAGGTCTAGACCAATGTTGCACTGCATGGTACATACTGATATGACTACAAAACTTTGCACTTAGTCCGAGTGTGTTAAGATCTACGGTCTGTATATCCGCCTAATCTGTATTCATATAGGCATATCAAAACCACAGTACACTCATACAAATCACCTGTTGTTTCAACTATTACCAATCTATAAGTGCTCATAACTAATAATATAATTTCAAGTGTTTATATAGGTTCATTTCAAGATACCAGATATCATTTATCTATATTTTATCAGTCAATTACACTACACAATGACCCATTGCCCCTATgtgtatttggctattccagttgaaatccatacaccccctatggaagacatgaccttaatcttccacacagggagtgtgaatttcaaatagggctacctgaatgggtaactccatttgaaatatacatcccctgtttgaaaattaaggtcatgtcttccacagagagggtgtggatatcaaatggaattgcccattaaaAGTTTGTGGGTATTATTCAACCCAAGTTATTGTTAAGAGGCGCTCTTTCATGTCAGTTTTGCAAGTTGAAATGTGCGTTTAAAACCACTACATGTATGTTGAAATATTTAACCTACACAATAATGTAATTTCATTTTACTGTTTAATATTtcttataaatgataaatatacTTTATTTCATAAAGAGGAATCCAcatagcagttcttctggggtgaaccaaagctccgtggttatcaaattaatcccTGACAAGGTTATCTTCGAacttgacaggtgctaattaatgttttaatgttattgcatcaattagcacctgtcaaattcagacataaccttgtcactgattaatttgataaccaggcaggtttggttcaccccacaAGAACTGCTATGTCAGGCTTCCTCTTAAACATATAAATAATTCATACAaacctatttaatttattttcgACATATCGGATTGGATTGATagaagaaataataaaaaaaaaattaaaggggAAAAGAGTGACTGGCTTCATATAATTTGTGGTGCAATAATAAAAGTACTGGGGTGTGAAGCATCTGGAGTGGCAAGCATTTTTTGACATGCCTATGAAGGCAGAATTTCTTGACAGCTTAAAAAGGGGAGCAAGCAATGTTTATAGGGCACCttaaaataattcaatattatcatatgcaaaattatgtttaatttacagggggggggggttctggcatgggagcaatttttggcataccATGTTGAGACTGTTTTATTGTCCTTCAGTTTCATTGTACTTAAGTTTCATTTTTAAAGCttcatatgcacaaaacaagttagaccaggtctaactttagacctgggcTATCTATGGAGATTATAATGAACTTTTGGAACTTACATACCTTAATCTATGGTATTATTTATTGTAGATCCTGTTAATGGTAaacatgtagcttaatattagatggctgcagtttaaagccataatgcatgATTTGTTCCAACAGCGTAACCCtcaatttttcttaaatttctactttttgcatgattgtaatgtccagtggtgtactaaaataccacatgaaagacagcctgaagtgctttaattacagaaaaattcaagtttttatattaaatccggagatctccggttttattccaaGTTCACCGATTGAATGATGGCTAAACACATTGCGTgtgtgtgtatcattgaatcggTAACATAAAAACTGAATGCATATCGCTAATTGTTGTACGTCTTTATGTATAAACTGTGTgaatatcgctattcgtcttacgccTTGTTTATTcatcccagctgcgtgaagctctgccaataatcatgataataatatgatagCGAGCTAACACACACATTGTaagcactggaatgaaatagcaattttctatgttttactacctcatttgtttggctcgaaattaaaaggggataatgtgatcagtagctgtcagtgaaaactaacatttaaataggaatctatacATTATGCAAATCATACTTCTGGACTTTGCTaggagtaaaggaggaaaaggAAAGATTAAAGGGATCTAAGTCTATCCTCTATAGTtggaccaggtctaaagttagacctggtctaacttgttttatGCATATGGACCTAAAGGTTCGTATAGCACTAGttaatgaatattcaaattattgtattttttgtttgtatttgatTCCTTTCAGTTTTCCATTCCATTTTCATATCCCATTGTTATGGACTTGTGGTTGAGTTCATGCCAGCATCAGATCAGATCACTAAAcgcaataaataaatcaatgaaATAATAATCGCTCAAATCATGTTGTATTTTATTTTCAGGTGTACAAATACCCTTCAAAAGTTATCTCACCTGTCAGGCATCAAAGAACATAGTCTCCACGGTAACATCTTAACTCTTGAACTCACCTCACCCAGTGACACACCAGTCAACGGGCTTCTCACACTGAAATTCAAGGATGGCGAACCCCCAGCATCACAGTGGCGACTGAATGATGCAGAGATCAACATTGAATCATTAGACATAGCTGATCTTATCAACGAGGCAGTGAGAATGAACGATGTTGTCTTCTTGGTGACGCAGGTGAAAAGTAGACTGTACAGTCATGCACCACTCAGACATGAAATTGAGACACTCAGGAATAGGTTGGTACtggtttattccagttgaaatccatacaccccctggaacacatggaagacatgttcttaatcttccacatggggagtgtaaatttcaaattgggttacctgaatgggtgactccatttgaaattcacactccgtgtgggagattaaggtcatgtttttcttTAGGGGGTGCATggttttcaactggtatagccaaTTGCATGCAGGCCTTgacttttgaggagagtgagagcaatcactctcctTAAACCTGTTAACTTCCTTAGGAGAGTGATGTGTAAATCACCTACAATGCTGTAAAACTACATGATGTCCAATTTCGATCCGGGGGCACTCCAGCTTTCGAGGTGAcacatatgtagggctgttaagacctcctttttcagcatcgctgtcacccaaagacttgttccgggttttgttggagttgGTCacaattacaaaattacaaacaccCATATATTAAGTGTACAATGTACTAAGCTTTCACACACAAGGCTTCATAAATctttgaacaaaaaaatgattTATAGTAAAAAAAGAAAGTTGTTAATGTTTCACTACAGGTATGCATTAGACTGGTTGAGCGACGAAGGGGTCATCACGGTCATCTTAGGGGATAAAGGTCAAGTGGTATGTTCATTGTCTGTTGATGCTGGTTATCCAGGAATGGGATCCATAAAACTCACATCAGTAGAGGGCTTGCATGAACAGATTGCATTGGAATCATTCCAGGTAGGTTTTCATGGGATATTCattacctcatgaatattcatgatgttTGCGATCCAATCACATTGTATTACGTCATAACACATTAATGCACACACATAGGTAATTTGTGACCTGGTAACACAAAATGACAGTAAAATCGCAAATTGGGAGTTTTGAGAagttccaactgttgagttgatatttttttcttgaagacacctgtactgtatcagggctgtgacactcgtattcaatccctgtataaaaattgaagtcacttcacggcagtttgactgactgacacatcggcagtttgagtgacggttgctagggagtttggtaccatCGGAATGTTGATTGACCGTtttgggtagtttggtaccctaaattatgttgattgacagtttttgggtagtttggtaccctaaatttttccaagatggcgcccatcgactgccaattattcggacccttttcagcaaaaatacagcttatttagccagtctcgtcatggggtcatcaaagagaatattttcctagcatattgagctaactcctcagctatttggtttttcacgatatgatagtaatggaaagattcgaccaaatgttcaccgtttttcgccatttaatttttttttttttaaacgattttttaaacatgcatcatctcttccacaggtgatacactcctacacgtacaggggtactatgccatcacatgcattatcgcgcataggctgaatgactgacttcatttgcgcaaacgagtggcttatcctatagtatattagtactcgagaatccttgactGTATCGGCAGTGggatgtcctttgtgaatggggacagcaTTGAATACACAGTATGTCAGCATTATTAtgaccccattcacaaaggacatagcACTGACTATACACTATACAGTGTCTTCAACAAAGAACAGCTACTCAAAAATTGGAAGGTCTGGAAACTCTTAACTTGcgattttatgctcattttgtgagagcagatCACTTTTATATCTTCTACATGCATACTTATATACAATTAACATTTGTAAATTGTGCCTTTTATCCTAAACAAGCTTACAAAGTGCCAGTAAAGATGATGCACATGGAAAATCACAAAacataaattaattgaaaaaACAACATAAATGCTAATGCTTGTGATACAAGTTAGTtttgaaaaatttcttgaaggAAATAGTAGAACAAGCATTCATATCTAAGCCTGCACATGTGATTTGGTATAGATGGGTTGACCTCCATGTGTATCActaaaggcaagggactggtatattgatatgctCGAGTGAATTGCATACAAGCACTTCACTGTTCAATAGCtgtattgtgatgtggcgggtgttttaaaagcacgggccctgaacaaaatatgatgtgcgcgcatactgccaggcaaaaaacaatggaagttGTGATGATGCGTGGGCATAcagccaggcaatgacgtcaaaaGTCAACTGAAATGACTTCAGCGCAAGTGTATGGTGTTGGGAAGGTGACATTGTGCTGAAGAAGTGCCAAACCTCCCACAACAAGTTAATTCAGGGGGGTCTGGACCCAAATGCCATGGACAAAGAGATAAGCACTGTGAGCACTGCTCTTACTCCAGCATGATCTATACCATGTTTACATTTAACTTGCCCTCTGGACATGAAATTTGGCAGAAAATAGTTTGCCACAATGTTGtcttgcatatttaacttaagtTGCTTTTCTACTTTTCTATTCTTATAGCCTGAAATCGAGTCGCCTACAATAACTGACTGGTTAGATTACCTACATAACAAGGTCAACAGTGGGTGAACTACAGCCGGCACAGACAGCTACAGAACTTGGacaatatgtgacccatcacatcgaaacagaccacctcgcggcacaaatgaaaatggagatttaaacactaggataaactgctgctttttagcttgaaaatgacaccttacttgttgaaatcagatacagtaaaaatgttttatgaggcaaaacaagctcagaattctttttattttctttatatttttccatcttctttcattgttatctgccaatgaagctagccgcgaagtggtctgtttcgatgtgatgggtcacatatgttaTCCATTTGAGGTATCTCAGCTTCAGAAAGGTTGTTCTTCAGCTGTATCAGCACCAATCAGGTGTGTAACCAGTCTGGTCATTCAGAGGGAGACCAGACACAGTCCTTGAGAAGTTTGTCTTGTTTGGTGGACTGAGAAACAGGTTTCAAAAAGGGCCGATTTATCTATAATTTGACTGCTTTTCATTCCATGCCTCCTCTGTCACCTTGCTAGTTACATATTTAGCACATTGCCAGAGAGCTGTAGTCTAACTAAGTACATAGAAGTAAAGATATCACCAGAGTCTTGAAAAATTTGAGTCATTCTGGATGACTTTTTCATCAGTGGGATATAGTGGTAACATAAAGAAAGATATAAATCACATCATCTGGACTTTCTATTTTTGATGGCTACAGTATCCCGTCTCGTCCGagatgcatcatcaggctgaaTGATGTACCTCTGAACTATTGGCCAGTGATTGATTTGACATCAGTTTGCAATTCATCTGGACTTTTCTGACTGCCGAATCTTAGCTCCTGGAATGGTTTAGTTTTAGTACCCTCCTCGATTGAGCACGGGTTCTTCTATCCTCCTTGACCCATTTTCAATCACCTCTgatttatatatttgtttatgttatcTGGATaattgagaatattcacaaatatgtAACTCctggttttaaattgtaatattaTTGTACATAAATTATAATAGTGTACATACTAGAGAATTACTATAGATACCTGATGACTTGTATGTGTATAGATCAGGGCCCAATGTTGGTGCTAGGTTAGGCATGTTGCAGTACACTGTTACTTTCCTTGGATGTCTAGATCTGAAGTTGAGTCATATAAAAAAGTTCATAACAGGCCACAAAAATTGTTTTATTGgcgtaatataaaaaaaaaaaaggtaggtAGGAGGAGAATTTTTTATTGGTCAGATTTCCAAATCTGAACTGTTTTCGATCACTATCTTTTAACACACAGGATATCATGAGATGGTTAGAATTAATT encodes the following:
- the LOC140159543 gene encoding uncharacterized protein produces the protein MSASENWETHKRVLCEVQEKQKVLHDLATSHDGDEPCTGARLQCAKAKFANLKLEYIELLIKKKLMNYLENVPQEEWSSAGVTSEDFKETRRDLKKTKAEMQTTEEEIQEMIAKANTAQEEFESKLKLLQSKLESIEQKRNKLSQLQTERSSGLSRDQLHQQRSALQKAESMLSSYQTAVAQHKQEISKLAEAKEAMQALLEDARPNLEKMKMERAAEISREQCMETWCTNTLQKLSHLSGIKEHSLHGNILTLELTSPSDTPVNGLLTLKFKDGEPPASQWRLNDAEINIESLDIADLINEAVRMNDVVFLVTQVKSRLYSHAPLRHEIETLRNRYALDWLSDEGVITVILGDKGQVVCSLSVDAGYPGMGSIKLTSVEGLHEQIALESFQPEIESPTITDWLDYLHNKVNSG